AGTATGACTGGCTTTGGCCGTTCAAGTGGTCAGATACAGTCCTGCCTTTTTACGGTTGAAATGAAGTCGGTTAACCACCGTTTTCTGGATATTCATATTAAAATGCCAAAGCAATTACTAAGTATTGAAGATAAAATAAAAAAACTTATATCAACATACATAAGCCGGGGACGGATAGAGGTTTATATTAACCTCGAGGGTGAATTACAGTCATCTAAAACCATTCATATTGATTGGGGTTTGTTAGATCAATATACTGAATCATTACAGCAAATAAAAAAACGGTTCTCCATCAATGATGATCTTTCTTTAAATCATATTCTTTCCCTAGGAGAAGGTATGGAAATACGTGAGGAAGCATTGTCGAGCGATGAGGTTGAAGATGAATTAATTCAACTTGCCGAAGTAGCTGTAAAGCAATTAGCTGATATGAGAAAAGTAGAAGGTGAACAACTAGCTCTTGATATTAATAAGCGGTTGGATTTGCTGGCTGAAATTAATGCTGACCTTCAAAATATGGCTCCTCTTGTGGTGGACCAATATCGAGAAAGAATAAGTAAACGTGTTTTTGAATTTGTATCAGGTAAGATTGATGAAACACGTATATTAACAGAAGTGGCCCTTTTTGCTGATAAAGTAGATATTAGCGAAGAGATCATTAGAATACATAGTCATGTTCATCAATTTAAGCAAACGCTGCAAACAAAAGAACCAGTTGGCAGAAAATTGGATTTTATTGTTCAAGAGTTAAATAGAGAGGCAAACACAATTGGTTCAAAAGCAAATGATGGAGCAATTGCAAAAAATGTTGTCGAATTAAAAAGTATTATTGAAAAATTGAAGGAACAAGTTCAAAATATTGAATAGGTTTAATAACCATTGATTATAAAAGGGCTTAAAAGGCAAAAATAGTTTTGTCTATAACCAGGGGGAGCATATTTATGAGCATTAAACTTATTAATATCGGTTTTGGAAACATTGTTTCCGCTAATCGAATTATTTCCATTGTTAGTCCTGAATCAGCTCCAATTAAGAGAATTATTCAAGACGCTAGAGACAGAGGTATGTTAATTGACGCTACATATGGCCGTCGGACTAGAGCAGTTGTTATTATGGATAGCGATCATATTATTCTTTCTGCTGTTCAGCCGGAAACAGTTGCTCAAAGGCTTTCAAATAAAGATGAGGTATCAGATGAAGGGTAGGGAATAGAAGCATTGATTAAAGAAAGAGGATTATTAATCGTCCTATCAGGGCCTTCAGGTGTAGGAAAAGGAACGGTTAGAAAAGAGTTATTTTCACAAGAGGATACAGCATTTGAATATTCCATTTCAATGACAACGAGAAAACCACGTGAAGGAGAAGTGGATGGAGTTGACTATTTCTTTAAATCTCGAGAGGAATTTGAAGATTTAATTACTCAAAATAAGTTGCTTGAATGGGCAGAATACGTAGGAAACTATTATGGTACACCAGTTGATTATGTAGAAAAAACATTGAGTGAGGGTAAAGATGTGTTCTTAGAAATAGAGGTGCAAGGTGCCTTACAGGTAAGAAATGCATTCCCTGAAGGACTTTTTATCTTTTTAAGTCCACCAAGCTTAAATGAGCTTAAAAACAGAATAGTTACAAGAGGTACCGAGTCAGAAGAACTTATTAACAATCGTATGAAGGTAGCAAAGGAAGAAATTATCATGATGGATGCCTATGACTATGTCGTAGAAAATGATAATGTTTTATTTGCTTGTGATCGAATAAAAGCGATTGTTACAGCAGAACATTGCCGTCGTGAACGAGTAGCACCTAGATATAAAAAAATTCTGGAGGTTGAATAATATGTTATATCCATCTATTGATGTTTTAATGAATAAATTAGATTCTAAGTACACGTTGGTAACAGTTGCAGCTAAACGTGCTCGTGAAATGCAGGAGTTAAGTGATCAACAGATCGTAAAGCCGGTTTCATATAAGTATGTTGGTAAAGCCCTTGAAGAAATTAATGCTGGACTTTTAAATTACAAACGAACTGAAAAATAATTGTTTATATGATAACAACCTAGAATTAGGTTGTTATTTTTTTCAGGGTGTATGATATTTTTCAACCTAACAATTTAAATAATAAAATGATGTGAGTAGGTGGGGGAGTCATGTTATCAAGAAAAAAATATTATTATGTGTAAGTGGAGGCATTGCTGTATATAAGGCTGCGGCATTAACTAGTAAATTAGTACAAGCTGGTGCAGAAGTAAAAGTCATTATGAGTGATTCAGCCATTGAGTTTGTCTCACCTTTAACATTTCAAGCTCTTTCAAGAAATGATGTGTATTATGACACTTTTGATGAAAAAAATTCAAAGGTTATTGCTCATATAGATCTTGCTGATTGGGCAGATCTTGTTCTTGTTGCCCCAGCGACTGCAAATATTATTGGGAAACTTGCTAATGGTATAGCAGATAATATGTTAACGACAACATTATTAGCTACCACAGCAAATGTTTGGATCGCCCCAGCAATGAATGTACATATGTACGACCATCCAGCAGTACAGAAAAATATCCAAACACTTTATGACTTTGGATACCGTTTTATTGAGCCTAGTGAAGGTTTTTTAGCTTGTGGATATGTCGGGAAAGGTAGATTAGAAGAACCGGAAAAAATAG
This Metabacillus endolithicus DNA region includes the following protein-coding sequences:
- the rpoZ gene encoding DNA-directed RNA polymerase subunit omega, with protein sequence MLYPSIDVLMNKLDSKYTLVTVAAKRAREMQELSDQQIVKPVSYKYVGKALEEINAGLLNYKRTEK
- the gmk gene encoding guanylate kinase, coding for MKERGLLIVLSGPSGVGKGTVRKELFSQEDTAFEYSISMTTRKPREGEVDGVDYFFKSREEFEDLITQNKLLEWAEYVGNYYGTPVDYVEKTLSEGKDVFLEIEVQGALQVRNAFPEGLFIFLSPPSLNELKNRIVTRGTESEELINNRMKVAKEEIIMMDAYDYVVENDNVLFACDRIKAIVTAEHCRRERVAPRYKKILEVE
- a CDS encoding YicC/YloC family endoribonuclease; its protein translation is MTGFGRSSGQIQSCLFTVEMKSVNHRFLDIHIKMPKQLLSIEDKIKKLISTYISRGRIEVYINLEGELQSSKTIHIDWGLLDQYTESLQQIKKRFSINDDLSLNHILSLGEGMEIREEALSSDEVEDELIQLAEVAVKQLADMRKVEGEQLALDINKRLDLLAEINADLQNMAPLVVDQYRERISKRVFEFVSGKIDETRILTEVALFADKVDISEEIIRIHSHVHQFKQTLQTKEPVGRKLDFIVQELNREANTIGSKANDGAIAKNVVELKSIIEKLKEQVQNIE
- the remA gene encoding extracellular matrix/biofilm regulator RemA; protein product: MSIKLINIGFGNIVSANRIISIVSPESAPIKRIIQDARDRGMLIDATYGRRTRAVVIMDSDHIILSAVQPETVAQRLSNKDEVSDEG